The proteins below come from a single Micromonospora citrea genomic window:
- a CDS encoding hemolysin family protein: MGAPLGQLALVAVLVLVNAALSGSEMALVTLREGQVRQLGRRSRSGERLARLVRDPNRYLATIQLGITLAGFLASAAAAVSLAEPLVGPLGFLGGAARGAAVLLVTVLLTFVTLVVGELAPKRLAMQRAERWGLLSAGPLDLLARLSRPAVWLLSQATDVVVRLAGGDPRASRAEMTEDELREMLVSQRGLSAQQREILTGAFDIAGRTLREVLVPRLDVTVLPAALPAADGMRRLAAAGRSRAPVVGPGGLDDVRGVVHIRDLVEAGAATVGDRAHPPLLLPGTLPVSDALRRLRVCHQQLAVVVDEHGGADGMVTMEDLLAEVVGELYDETDRDVTGVTREPDGALLLPGDFPLHDLADIGVRLHFRPSREYTTVAGLVLAGLGHLPSGPGETVRLPGLTVEVVEVTGRTIRRVRLRGFATGP; the protein is encoded by the coding sequence ATGGGGGCACCGCTCGGGCAGCTCGCGCTGGTGGCCGTGCTGGTGCTCGTCAACGCGGCCCTGTCCGGCAGCGAGATGGCGCTGGTGACGCTGCGCGAGGGGCAGGTACGGCAGCTGGGGCGGCGCAGCCGCTCGGGGGAGCGGCTGGCCCGCCTGGTCCGCGACCCCAACCGCTACCTGGCCACCATCCAGCTCGGCATCACCCTCGCCGGCTTCCTCGCCTCCGCCGCCGCCGCGGTCTCCCTGGCCGAGCCGCTGGTGGGGCCGCTGGGCTTCCTCGGCGGGGCGGCGCGCGGCGCGGCGGTCCTCCTGGTGACCGTGCTGCTCACCTTCGTCACCCTGGTCGTCGGGGAGCTGGCGCCCAAACGGCTGGCGATGCAGCGCGCCGAACGGTGGGGGCTGCTCAGCGCCGGCCCGCTGGACCTGCTGGCCCGGCTGTCCCGGCCGGCGGTCTGGCTGCTCAGCCAGGCCACCGACGTGGTGGTGCGGCTCGCCGGCGGCGACCCACGGGCCAGCCGGGCGGAGATGACCGAGGACGAGCTGCGGGAGATGCTGGTCAGCCAGCGGGGCCTGTCCGCGCAGCAGCGGGAGATCCTCACCGGCGCGTTCGACATCGCCGGCCGGACGCTGCGGGAGGTCCTCGTGCCCCGGCTGGACGTGACAGTGCTTCCCGCGGCCCTGCCCGCCGCCGACGGGATGCGCCGGCTCGCCGCCGCCGGCCGGTCCCGCGCCCCCGTCGTGGGGCCCGGCGGCCTCGACGACGTACGCGGCGTGGTGCACATCCGCGACCTCGTCGAGGCCGGCGCCGCCACCGTCGGCGACCGGGCCCACCCGCCGCTGCTGCTGCCGGGCACCCTGCCGGTCTCCGACGCGCTGCGCCGCCTGCGGGTGTGCCACCAGCAGCTCGCCGTGGTCGTCGACGAGCACGGCGGGGCCGACGGCATGGTCACCATGGAGGACCTGCTGGCGGAGGTGGTGGGGGAGTTGTACGACGAGACCGACCGGGACGTGACCGGGGTGACCCGGGAACCGGACGGAGCGCTGCTGCTGCCCGGCGACTTCCCGCTGCACGACCTGGCCGACATCGGGGTGCGGCTGCACTTCCGGCCGTCGCGGGAGTACACGACGGTGGCCGGGCTGGTGCTGGCCGGGCTGGGTCACCTGCCGAGCGGCCCCGGCGAGACGGTGCGCCTGCCCGGGCTGACCGTCGAGGTGGTCGAGGTCACCGGCCGGACGATCCGCCGGGTCCGGCTGCGCGGCTTCGCCACCGGGCCCTGA